GGCTGATCAAGGTTACTTTGCCATCCAAGCCGCCATAAATCGCATAATCATACGCACTGATTTTAACCACTGCCGGCAGGCCCGGGCGCAAAAATGCAACGTCTTGCGGACGGATATAAGCTTCAACCAATAATTTCTCGTCTAGCGGCACAATATTCAAAATATCTTGCCCTGCATTTACCACACCGCCAACAGTATTGATTTTTACATCTTTCACAATACCGCGTAAAGGTGCTCGGATTAACGAACGTGAAACCGGGTCGGCACGCATAGCCATATTCTCTTTTGCTTGAGCCAGCTCAGACTCAGTCTGCACCAACTCGTTATTGGCATCAGCCATATAGCGGTTTTGACGCTCTGCGATTTGTGCGGCCAAATCACTTGATTCGCGCTGCATGCGTAATAGTTCCACTTCTGAAACCACACCTTGTTTTACCATCGGTGCAGTAATGGAAATTTCACGATCCAGAGCCGCTTTACTCATGCGTAAACCTTGAACGGCATCTACTACTGCACGGCGGCGTGCAACATAAGCAGCCTGCTCACGTTGCTTCAAAGCCGGGCTGATGCCGCTGGGGAAGTTTAGCGGACCGCCATAAGCTTCAGCTTTCAAGCGGGCTGCCATAGCTTCCAAGTTGGCAACTTTCGCTTCACTTTCACGCAATACGGCAGAGCTTCTGGTATCGTCGAGACGTAAGAGAATCTGACCTTTTTCAACAATGTCACCCTCTTTTACCTTCATTTCCGAAATGGTACCCGGATCCAAACTTTGAATCACTTGCTCACGGCTGCTCGGAATTACACTGCCATTACCCCGGGTCACTTCTTCCAACGGGCTGTTATACGCCCAAATCACGAAAACGACCAAAAATACAAAAAACAGGATAATGACCCAAAATTGACCGTGATGCTTCTCTTTTTGTAAAGCCGCATTTAGATCATTCACGAGCTTCAAATCACTGGATTTAACACTTTCCTGATTGTTTTGTTCACTCATAATGACAAAAACCTTATTACACTATTTTTCATGAAAAGGCTGCCCGGATGAAGCAGCCAGCTTTTCAAAACATACATTAACCGTTCGCTTGACGGATACCTTGTTTCGCTGATGCTGCCTGCTGATTAGATTGTTGCTCGTTCTGCATTAATTTTTGCAACACCAAATCACGCGGGCCGTCCATCACAACTTTTCCGTTATCCATCACAATAATGCGATTAACAATCTGCAATACTTGTGGGCGGTGAGTAACCACAACCATGGTTTTGTCTTTACACCACTGCCCTACCGCATTAAGCGCCATACGCTCGGTCGCTTGATCCAAACCTGTAGTGGGTTCATCCAACAACACGACTTTCGGATTACGCAAAGTCATTCTGGCAAGAGAAATAATCTGCTTTTGCCCGCCCGACAAGCCCAAACCATCTTCACCCAAAGGCATATCCAAGCCACGCGGATGGTTTCTGATAATCCGGTCAAGACCGAAACGTTTCAAAGCAACCAATAATTCTTGATCCGTTGAGAAACCGTCTGTCCGAGCCAAATCCATATTCTCACGCAACGTGCCTAAAAATAAACGTGGTGACTGGCTCAACAGCAAAACTTTATTGCGCAAAAAGTTCGGATCAATTTGGCGCATATCCACGCCATCTAAAGTAACATTGCCCGACGCACCATCATATAAACCACTGGCCAATTTAAGCATGGTGCTCTTACCGCTACCAATTCGACCCAATACGCCTACTTTCTCTCCGGAACGGATATTGATATTTAGGCCGGAAACTGCAACAGCTCCATCTTCGCCGTATTTGAACGAAACATTTTCAAAACCAATCGCACCTTGAACATTGTCCAAAGTAATGTATTTACGCTCGGGTTGGCGCTCAATGGGGCGCTGTACAATATTGTTCACACCGCTAAGGGCCAACTTCGCCTGCTGAAAACGGGTAGCCAGCCCGGCAATCTGAGCCAGCGGCGCCAATGCCCGACCAGATAAAATAACCGATGCAATCAAAGCACCCATTGTAATCCGGTCACTTGGGTTTTCAGCGTGAATAAGATAAGTGCCCAACAAAACAAGGAATACTGTATTCAGCTGCTGCATAGCAACAGCAAAGTTGATCATAAAGTTACTGGTATCTTTTACTTTTATAGAAGAAGCCGAAGTTTTGGCAGTATATTCGTCCCAACGCTGTTGCGCCCAAGTTGTCGCATTATTGGTTTTTAAGGTTTCGATGCCTTCCAATGCCTCTACCGCCAAACCTTGACGCTGAGACGACTCTTTCATTGATTCATTAATATAACGGGACAAAGGGCGTTGAACCAAGAAACCCACAATGATAACAATAGGAATAATAGTTAAGGGAACCAATGCCAATTTACCACCTACAATCCCAATTACGGAAACGAATAAAAGCAGGAACGGTAAATCAACTAAAGTTAATAAGCTGGCACTGGTCATAAACTCACGAACAGACTCAAACTCACGCAAGTTATTCGCATACGATCCGGCAGACGCAGGCCTGTCTGCCAAACGCAAAGCCATAACCCGGCGGAACAGCGCCGAACTGATGATTAAATCCGCTTTTTTACCAGCGATATCAGTTAAATGGCCGCGAATTAATTTAGCTATAAATTCAAAGGTAATAGCTAAAACCACACCGATACTCAACACCCAAAGTGTTTCATAAGCCTGATTCGGAATAACCCTGTCGTACACATTCATCACATACAAAGAGCTGACCAAGGCTAAAAAATTAATGATGAATGTTGCTAAAATTACTTGGTAATAATACCCTTTAAAACGCCAAATAACTTTCCAGAACCACGCTTTCGGCAAATCATATTCAGGGAGGTCTGAACGGGCATCCGATACCATTTTGGGTTTGATGAACCAACAGTAACCCAAATAAAGATCAGATAGCTGTTCGTGACTCAATTCTTGAGCCAATCCATCTGCCTGTCTGATATGGTAAGTTCTTGAACGACCTGCACCGTTTATCTTTGTAATCACAGCAGCTTCTTCATTATGAAGAATAACTACGACTGGTACTGCCAAAGACGGTATTTCATCTAAATTCCGCTTCGAAAGCGTATTTTCAAAGCCGTGGCTTCTCAAAACTTCTTTCAAAGAATGAAAATTAACATTGAGCTTTTTATCTCTAACTACCTCAGCAGATAACACCGCCTCAGATACAGGAGAACCCAATATCTGAGTTGCCAAAGCAATATGTTCGATAATTGATTTCATAGCTTTTATTCAATCGTAGATTCTAAAAAATATGTAAGTTTATTTATTTTTGGTTGCTTGATTCTTCAGTAGTAATCCCTGCCCAATTCGCAATTTGAGCCTGAGCAGTAAGATACTCTAACGCAGCATCACGAAAATCGTTTCTAGCTGTAATATTTTCCTGCTCAATGTTAGCAAGTTCGTTATAAGCACCTAAAACATCTGTCAAAGTACGGCGAGCAACCTTAAATTGCAACTCATACGCCTTTACTACTTCTTTCTGTGAAACGATATGTTGCGCTGTAATTCCGGAACGCAGTTCACTTTGAGCCATATCCATTTCAGCTGTTTTCGCACGTTCGGCAACTTCACGTAAAATCTGATCCAGTTTTGAATCTGCCGCTTCCACAGTATGGAGATTTTTATCTACCGTATGACGGGCTGCTTGGTCAAAAAAGTTCCATGACAAATTTAAGTAAACTTGCTTGGTCTCTTTGGTAGCAACACCCTCTAAATTAATTGCAGGCTTTCTAGCTGCTTTCGAAGCTTGCAATTCATAAAAAGTGCTCTCACGTTCTGCTTTTTGTGCTAAATAACTCGGATTCACTCCATTATCCATACCTTTATAACGGCTGATAAGCGTACGGGTTGTTTCGGTACGGAAAGGGTCTTTAAGATCCTGAGGACGAAGAGAGGTAACTGTATACTTGGATAACCTGCTCAATGCCAATTCCATGGTACGTGTGAGTTGCGCGATTGTTGTTTGCACTTGCAAACGTCTGGCCTCCGCTTCCACTAACTCAGAGCGCCGGCCTGTGTCATACTTTGCTACAACACTTAAATCTTTTAATAATTTATTATGCCGATTTAAGCTGTGTTGGTTAACTTCGATAGATTCTTTTGCCCTTAATGCAGTCAAATACAATTTACCGATCTCACCACCTAATTGTTCTTGAGTTTCATAATATTTATATTTGTAATAAATTTCTTTTTGCTTGTCCCGGTTTACTGAAGCAGTAATCCCCCCCCAAGAATACAGGTTCAACGTGCCTTTCAAGCCGATAGCATTTTTTAAATCATCATCTGCATCTCTGTTGTCTTGCATCAACACTTGCGTGCCAGTTAAACCAACAACTGGGTAATGAGCAGCTTTAGATGCTTTAGTAGCACTTTCAGCAGCAGCCAAATTTGCCCTAGCCTCCAACAAAGAGGGATCAGCCACTAAAGACTTTTGTAGAATTTCACGTAATTCTTTCGCGGCCACCGGTTGGCTTATGAAAACCGCAGCAACATAAAAAACGGAAGCGCGCTTCAAAAAACCAATTGTTTTATAGAGATGCTTTTGCATATTTTTAAACTTATTCGTAATTTACACTATTACCATATGAACCATCGGCATCAATATAGTTCACAAGCATATAGCTAATTCAAAACTATTGCAGAATAACACCATATTGCAATTTATTCACGCAATGAGTGATAAAAGGTTCCCTTATTTGTTAAAAGTGTAGCGTAATTATGTTTTAATTCTACGCCTTAGGTAAGGAAAAACAAAGCCCTTACTGTATCACAGCAGGGCTTGGCTCAAAATTAAATCTTAACGTTTTTTACCGGTAACTGTTGCCACCGCTAAATTAGCATCACGCTTCAATGCAACGCTGCTCACACCCTCAGGATACGCGATATCAGTCAGGTGCAAAATATCTCCAGCTACTACATTTTCACAGTTCAATTCCAAAAAAGCAGGAATATTTTTAGGATCAACAATACAGTCAACTGTAGTGCTCAACAAAGAAACACGTCCGCTTTGCAACTTCACAGCCTGAGATTTCTCAGCATTAACGATATGCACAGGCAAGCGCATACGCAAAGGTTTGTTGGAATCTACTACTTGAAAGTCAAGATGCTGCACTTCTTGACGAACCGGATGGATCTGAAAATCACGAACGATAACATCATGAACTTTGCCATCCAAAGACAATTTAATCAATGCAGTATGGAAAGACTCTTTTTCCAAAGCATAGAATACAGTTTTGTGATCAACTGCAATAGCAGTTGCTGCTTGATCTTCACCATATAAAACTGCCGGGGTTTTACCTTCGCGACGCAGGCGGCGGCTCGCACCAGTACCTTGAGCTTCACGAACAACGGCTTGAATTTCGTACGACATAGTATAAATACTCCAAAAAATTAAACAATACTGCCTGTAACCGCGACCAGTATCCAAGCAGCAAAATTATGGGAGGAAAATCGCTCCCGGTGCTACAAGTTCCTCATTAAACAGATAAGAAACGGATTCTTCGTTGCTGATCCGTCTTACAGTTTCCGCTAGTAAACCAGCAATAGTTACTTGGCGGATTTTAGAACATTTTTTTCCATCTTCAGACAAAGGAATAGTGTCTGTTACGACTACTTGGTCGATATCCGAAGAAGCGATACGGCTTATGGCTTCACCAGAGAAAACGGGATGTGTCGCATATGCCAACACCCTTTCCGCACCACGCTCTTTCAAAGCAGATGCAGCCTTACATAAAGTATTTGCAGTATCAATCATATCATCAATAATCAAGCACGTACGGCCTTGTATGTCACCGATAATATTCATTACTTCTGCTACGTTCGCTTTTGGTCGACGTTTGTCAATAATCGCCAAATCAACATTCAGCATTTTTGCAACTGCCCGTGCACGCACTACGCCTCCAATATCAGGGCTTACAACAGTTAGGTTTTCTATGCGCTGCTGCTGTATATCATTAATTAAAATAGGCGTAGCATAAATATTGTCTACTGGAATATCGAAAAAACCTTGTATTTGGTCTGCATGCAAATCTACCGTCAACACCCTGTCGATACCTGCAGAATACAGCATATTGGCAACCAGTTTAGCTGAAATAGGTACACGAACCGATCGGGGACGTCGGTCTTGGCGCGCATAGCCAAAATAAGGAATTGCTGCTGTAATACGTCCGGCAGAGGCTCTTTTCAAAGCATCCGCCATAGTCAATACTTCCATTAAATTATCGTTCGTAGGCGCACAAGTTGGCTGGACGATAAATACGTCACGGCCACGGACATTCTCCAACAGCTCAATGGCAACTTCACCATCTGAAAACCTGCCCACGGAAGCGTTACCCAAGGAAATACCTAAGTGTTTAACTACATTTTTTGCCAATTCGGGGTTAGCATTTCCGGTAAACACCATCAAGCTGTCGTATGCTGCCATTTCTTTATCATCCAAGATTGTTTTTTTGCACCCAGGAAACATCGCAAGCTTCCTTGTTTCTCAAAATAATGGAAACGTATTATACGCATCTACCGCATTTCCTCAAAGCACAAACGGCATTTTTTACGGTTGAACGTAATAAAAGCGTGCAAGCTAACTTACACGCTTTTGTTTGGCTGGGGATGTAGGATTCGAACCTACGAATGCCGGAATCAAAATCCGGTGCCTTAACCAACTTGGCGAATCCCCAATAACCTGGGTGGCTGGGGATGTAGGATTCGAACCTACGAATGCCGGAATCAAAATCCGGTGCCTTAACCAACTTGGCGAATCCCCAACGCTTCAAAACATTATATATCAAACAAAGGATGCTGGGTTAAACCTTCCACGCAAAATGCCTGATATTTTTTTGAAACCTCTTTGCAGATTATTTCAGCTTTTTCTTTAGTGCTTACAGCGATAAAAACACAGGCGCCTGAGCCTGTCATCAATGGATCGCTGCCATGTACTTTTAAATCTTCAAAAGCGGTAAAAACCTGCGGATACTCTTCAAACACTACTGACTGCATATCATTTCTAAAAGGCTGTAGTGCCTGAAAGCTGGCTATTATGCTTGGTTTTGAATCACGCGTCAAGTTTTTGTGCGAAAAAATCTTTTGGGTGCTGACATGCACATTCGGCCTGATTATCACATACCACTGTTTGGGTATATCGATTTCGGTTAATTTCTCTCCGATGCCCCGAGCAAATGCATTACGTCCGAATATAAAAAACGGCACATCCGCCCCCAACTGTACGCCCAAGTCCATAAGTTGTTGACGGTTTAAACCACATGTCCATAAACGGTTCAAAGCAAGCAGCATGGTTGCGGCATCTGAACTGCCTCCTCCTAAGCCGCCTCCCATCGGTATTTGCTTTTCCAGCCAGATATCCACACCGAACTTACTCTGTGTTGCCTTTTGCAATAATTTGGCAGCACGAACAGTCAAGTCATGCTCCGGTTCCACACTGAAAGTCGGTGTATGCAAAACAATTTCACTATCTTGACGCACGGCAAGATGCAGGGTGTCATATAGTGCAACCAAGCAAAAAATGCTTTCCAATTCATGATAACCATCACTTCGGCGGCCCGTAATTCTCAGATCCAGATTCAGTTTGGCCGGTGCGGGATAAGTTCGGGCGTTCGCAGGCAGATTCATTGCCGGCCCCTTGCGGCGCATTGTGCGGCGGCTTGGGTATCTTTTTCAAGCAACTGCATGTTATCAAACACCAGCCGCAGTATGAGTTTGCTGCTTTCCAGTAACAGGATACGCGGCGTGCCGTTTTCATTGACTTGCCTTGAAATGATCCAATTAAATTGTTGCAGGCGCCCGTCATGGGAAATCTGATAAGGCGCGCCTTTTACCCATTGTCCTGCTGCCCAGATATTCAAATATTGCACTGGCAGCTCATAGCCCAAAAGCTGCTCGCTTAATTCTTGAGGCGTTGCCGCACTGAAGACTTTTCCGTTGCCGTCTACCGCCAAAACACCTTCTGCATCCTGGCACAATTGCCCCATTGTGCTGCCCAACGGCGTGTTCACATCTATGGTTTGCACTCCGTTTTGATAGGTCCAATCAAAATTGGCATAAGAGCCTTTTTCGTTCACTTTTACAGCCAGCCGGCCGTCTGCATTAAAGTCGTTCAACTCTCCCTGCTCGCGCCAATCAGCCGGTTTTTGATAAGTCGAAGTACAGGCGCTCAATGCTGCACCCAGCAGCAACGCGCCCATAATTTGGGAAAACTTCATTATGTTTGTCCTTGTGTAAGTGATGCCTGTCTGAAAACAGTTTCAGACAGGCATTTAGCTCAATGGTTGAATGTAAACAGTTGTTTTTTTGCCTGATTGGGTACAGCAACACTATTCTGTTTTAGGCACGGCCAAACCCAACCGTTTCATGGTTTCCAGCAAAATAAAGCGTTTGCCTTCTTTTTCTTTCAGACCTTTTTTGAATACTTCTTTGGCTTTTTCCTGCTTGCCAAGTTTCCAATATGCCTCGCCCAAATGGGAAGCCACTTCCGGGTCGGGCTGCTGCTCGAAAGCGAATTCCAAATAAGGCAAAGCGGCTTTTGCATCGCCTTTTAAGAAATGTGCCCAGCCCAAACTGTCGTTGATTGCCGCTGATTCCGGCTCCAAACGGTAAGCCGCTTCAATCAATTTAAAAGCCTCTTCTATATTGCCGCCGGGCACGCTTAACATGGTGTAGCCCAAGGCGTTCATGCCTTCAACGCTGTCAGGGCGCAATTGGCGGTACCGCTTCAAATCGGCAATGGCTTTCTCAGGCTCGTTCAAATCATCAGCGTAGAGAATGGCGCGTTGGTACAAAACATCGGCCAGTTTCTCCTGATTATCCTTTTGCTTGCTGATTTTTTCATAAAGCTCATTGATTTCCCGAACAGCCTCTCTAGGTTTTTTATGTTTGCCCAAAGCAAACAGCTGCACCTTGAACAAATCTTCATCACTGAAAAAGCTGCCCTGCTGCTCAGGCAGGTTTTTGGCGGTTTTAATATGCTCCATCGCCTTCTGCCAATCGCCCGCCTCTGCTTCTATGGAAGCGGCCAGCACCACTTTGTCGAACACATAAATCGGCGCTTTGATTTTCTCCGCCCACTCACGCGCAGCTTGATAGTTTTTCATGTCGGCATAGCGCATGGCGGCAACCACTGCCGCCCGGCTTCTCTGCTCCTGCGTGCCGGTGTTATAAGCCTGCTCCAAATAAGACATTATCACCGGCAGCTCTGCTTTTTGGTTGATAGCTAACAATGCAGCCTGCATATAAAGGTCGGCATCCGGCTTTTCTTTCAAAAGATTTTGCAGCAGATTATAAGCTTCGGAATGTTTTCCGGAATGTATCAGGCCTTCCACCTGAAGCTCGCGCCATACGGGCGAAAGTTTATCCGTTTTCGCCTCTGAGAAAAATTTATTCAAAATTTCGGGATTTTGCTGACCGATGAGGCGCAAGGTAAACATGGTGGCGGGCACAATCTGAGTGTCCAACTCGGTTAAACGCTGCAAAGCCTGTATCGCGCCCCGTTCATCATTGGCCATCGAGCTGAAAATCGCTTGGGAAATGACGGCTTCCGGCATATCGGGATAAGGCTTGGTCTCGCGTTTGACTTTCCGGTCAAGACGTTTGGCCAGCTCGGGATGCTCTATTGCTGTTTGGGCCAACTGCAAAAATAATTTGCGCTTGCTCTCGCTATCCGCCTTTTGCATTACTTTGTCGAAGTTTTTCTCAACTTCATCAAACTCTTTTAAAGACAAGCTGCGTACCCAAGCCATACGTTGCTGCGCTGCACTTGGCTCGGGCTCGATGGCGCGCCAGCGCTGGTAAATGGCTTCAGCCTGCTCATAAGCATGCAGGCTGATTGCTATCTCCATCGCCCGCTCGCCCACTTCGGGATCTTTAGTTCGGTTAAACGCAACCATATAGCTTGCCAGCGCCGTAGCAACATCGCCTTTTTGCAAGGCAATTTCGCCGCCCAAAAGGGTAAACAGCTCGCTGGCATGCTTCACCAAACGCGAACGGCGTTCATATTCGCTGATTTGCGGCTTTTTCTCCGCTTTTTTTACAGCCGACCCGATACGCTGATAATCGGAAGCTTGCGGCGCTTCGTTAGACGCCGAAGCCGGCAAAGCTGCACTTAACAATAATGACAATACTAGCGGTTGAAAACGTTTTTGAAAAAAAGGCATAGCATTCCCTTTAGTGTGGTATATCTTCCGGCTGCCGTCTGCATTTTCCGGAATCATTGTGTGGGCGGCAGTATTGAGAAGTATTTAAAATAATACCGGCAGCGCTGCGCACTGCATCCCGCCCTTATTAAAACCCCACCACAAAACTTGATCTGTGAATATATCGAGTAAAAATAAACCGCTACTTTATCACAAGGCATAAGCCTGAGGCGATTTTTGCAACAATTAACGAGAGGTGCAAAAGCTTTTCAGACAGGCATATAATGGTTGCAATGCCTGTCTGAAAACCATAAAACAATGAATATTGAAACTTTACGCCGCCTCCTGAAAAGCCTTTCTGCCCAGCCGCATGGTTTATTAAACAAGCGGAACCGGCTTTTTATCAGGCAGCCTGCCGATTCCTTCCGCCCCGCCGCCGTTTTGCTCGCCGTGGTGCCGCATCAGGAGGAATGGAAGATATTGCTGACCAAACGTGCAGAAACCCTCAAGCACCATACGGGCCAAGTTGCTTTTCCCGGCGGCGGTTATGATCAGGAAGACGCTTCGCTCACCGTAACCGCCTTGCGTGAAGCGCATGAAGAAGTCGGTACGCCTTACCACACTTGGGAAACTTTCGACATTATCCCGCCCTGCTACACGCCCAGCGGCTATGCCGTTTATACCGTGCCTGCTTTATCCGAAACCGAACCCAAGCTCATTTTGAACCCCAGTGAAGTAGCCGAGGCTTTCTATGTGCCGTTGTCGTTCGTTCTGGATACGGCCAACTACCGGCAGCGCATATTCCAATATCAAAATCAAACAGCCCAAGCCCCTGCCCTGCCATATTTGCATTACGACATTTGGGGGCTGACCGCCAGCATTTTGTATTCGATGGCGGAGCATTTCAGGCATTACCGTTAACTTATACCGCTTGATACTCTTTACTTTAGATACGATAAATAATGCCTGTCTGAAAACTTTCAGGCTTCATTTGCGAAACCCTGTTTTCAGACAGGCATTGCCCTATCCTTAAGCTTTACCGCTTAACTTCTTCCAACCTACCGCCCAAGTTTTCCAACTCGGCCAAAACTTCCGGCCAAGCTACATCAAGCAGTTTGCAAGCCTCACCGGATGCTTTAATGCCAAACTCAATGTGCGCCTCTTGATGCTCGGTTTTCTCGGTTGGCAGACTGAACGTTTTCACTCCCGGATAATCCTGCTGAATCCGCTCCATCAAGCGGCCGATTCTGGATTCCGGCAGCTTAAACACCCATATGGAACGCGAAGCCTGCTCGGTTTGGTTAAACTTGTCTGCATAATAACGGTTCAGCACCCACTCCGCCATCGGCTCTACCATCACGGGAAAACCGGGCAAGAAATAATGCTCGCGGATGGAAAATCCCGCAATCGTGTTATACGCATTTTCCACCAAATCAGAGCCTTCGGGAAAATCCGCCATAGTAAGACGGCGCCGATGCTCTAACGAATCAAGCGTTTCGCCCCGGCTGAGCGTTACCTGCTCAATATAGCCCGCCGCAACAGGATGGTTTTCAATCGCCAAGCCCAGCGCCTCGGCAGCCGCCTGGCGGGTATGGTCGTCAGGCGTCGAACCTATACCTCCGGTAACAAACGTCGGCATAGCGTCATCAAAACTGCGCTTGAGCTGCCGCACCAAAATTTCCCGGTCATCCGGCAGATACTGCACCATGCCCAATTGAAAACCATGTTGTTCCAAAAGCGTTTTAAAAAACATAAAATGTTTGTCTTCACGGGAACCGTGCAATATCTCGTCGCCAATAATAATTAAATTGAATTGCATATCTCACACTGCCTTTCTCTCAATGCCTGTCTGAAAACTGAAAATAAGTAATTTTTCTTATTTGCCCGCGGCTAAGCCTAGACTAATCAAAGGATTCGTACAATAATAAGCCATTTTACATCTGCGAAAAATCAACACAGGAACAATCCGATAATGAGCAATAATCATACCATCTTGCAAAACCTGCCTGTCGGCCAAAAAGTCGGCATCGCATTCTCAGGCGGCTTAGATACCTCGGCCGCATTATTGTGGATGAAACTCAAAGGTGCCAAACCTTATGCCTACACCGCCAATCTCGGGCAGCCGGATGAAGACGATTATAACGCTATTCCCAAAAAAGCTTTGGAATACGGTGCAGAACAAGCCCGCTTGATTGATTGCCGCAGCCAGTTGGCACACGAAGGCATCGCCGCCATACAGTGCGGCGCTTTCCACGTCAGCACCGGCGGCATCGCCTATTTCAACACCACACCCCTCGGCCGTGCAGTAACCGGCACCATGCTGGTTTCCGCCATGAAGGAAGACGACGTTAACATCTGGGGAGACGGCT
This portion of the Neisseria canis genome encodes:
- a CDS encoding HlyD family type I secretion periplasmic adaptor subunit; its protein translation is MSEQNNQESVKSSDLKLVNDLNAALQKEKHHGQFWVIILFFVFLVVFVIWAYNSPLEEVTRGNGSVIPSSREQVIQSLDPGTISEMKVKEGDIVEKGQILLRLDDTRSSAVLRESEAKVANLEAMAARLKAEAYGGPLNFPSGISPALKQREQAAYVARRRAVVDAVQGLRMSKAALDREISITAPMVKQGVVSEVELLRMQRESSDLAAQIAERQNRYMADANNELVQTESELAQAKENMAMRADPVSRSLIRAPLRGIVKDVKINTVGGVVNAGQDILNIVPLDEKLLVEAYIRPQDVAFLRPGLPAVVKISAYDYAIYGGLDGKVTLISPDTISNQARTDELKLDPNQVYYRILVQTDANSLKDRNGKDMPIIPGMVATVDVKTGEKTVFQYLIKPITRMKQALTER
- a CDS encoding type I secretion system permease/ATPase; protein product: MKSIIEHIALATQILGSPVSEAVLSAEVVRDKKLNVNFHSLKEVLRSHGFENTLSKRNLDEIPSLAVPVVVILHNEEAAVITKINGAGRSRTYHIRQADGLAQELSHEQLSDLYLGYCWFIKPKMVSDARSDLPEYDLPKAWFWKVIWRFKGYYYQVILATFIINFLALVSSLYVMNVYDRVIPNQAYETLWVLSIGVVLAITFEFIAKLIRGHLTDIAGKKADLIISSALFRRVMALRLADRPASAGSYANNLREFESVREFMTSASLLTLVDLPFLLLFVSVIGIVGGKLALVPLTIIPIVIIVGFLVQRPLSRYINESMKESSQRQGLAVEALEGIETLKTNNATTWAQQRWDEYTAKTSASSIKVKDTSNFMINFAVAMQQLNTVFLVLLGTYLIHAENPSDRITMGALIASVILSGRALAPLAQIAGLATRFQQAKLALSGVNNIVQRPIERQPERKYITLDNVQGAIGFENVSFKYGEDGAVAVSGLNINIRSGEKVGVLGRIGSGKSTMLKLASGLYDGASGNVTLDGVDMRQIDPNFLRNKVLLLSQSPRLFLGTLRENMDLARTDGFSTDQELLVALKRFGLDRIIRNHPRGLDMPLGEDGLGLSGGQKQIISLARMTLRNPKVVLLDEPTTGLDQATERMALNAVGQWCKDKTMVVVTHRPQVLQIVNRIIVMDNGKVVMDGPRDLVLQKLMQNEQQSNQQAASAKQGIRQANG
- a CDS encoding TolC family protein; amino-acid sequence: MQKHLYKTIGFLKRASVFYVAAVFISQPVAAKELREILQKSLVADPSLLEARANLAAAESATKASKAAHYPVVGLTGTQVLMQDNRDADDDLKNAIGLKGTLNLYSWGGITASVNRDKQKEIYYKYKYYETQEQLGGEIGKLYLTALRAKESIEVNQHSLNRHNKLLKDLSVVAKYDTGRRSELVEAEARRLQVQTTIAQLTRTMELALSRLSKYTVTSLRPQDLKDPFRTETTRTLISRYKGMDNGVNPSYLAQKAERESTFYELQASKAARKPAINLEGVATKETKQVYLNLSWNFFDQAARHTVDKNLHTVEAADSKLDQILREVAERAKTAEMDMAQSELRSGITAQHIVSQKEVVKAYELQFKVARRTLTDVLGAYNELANIEQENITARNDFRDAALEYLTAQAQIANWAGITTEESSNQK
- a CDS encoding 50S ribosomal protein L25/general stress protein Ctc, yielding MSYEIQAVVREAQGTGASRRLRREGKTPAVLYGEDQAATAIAVDHKTVFYALEKESFHTALIKLSLDGKVHDVIVRDFQIHPVRQEVQHLDFQVVDSNKPLRMRLPVHIVNAEKSQAVKLQSGRVSLLSTTVDCIVDPKNIPAFLELNCENVVAGDILHLTDIAYPEGVSSVALKRDANLAVATVTGKKR
- a CDS encoding ribose-phosphate pyrophosphokinase produces the protein MAAYDSLMVFTGNANPELAKNVVKHLGISLGNASVGRFSDGEVAIELLENVRGRDVFIVQPTCAPTNDNLMEVLTMADALKRASAGRITAAIPYFGYARQDRRPRSVRVPISAKLVANMLYSAGIDRVLTVDLHADQIQGFFDIPVDNIYATPILINDIQQQRIENLTVVSPDIGGVVRARAVAKMLNVDLAIIDKRRPKANVAEVMNIIGDIQGRTCLIIDDMIDTANTLCKAASALKERGAERVLAYATHPVFSGEAISRIASSDIDQVVVTDTIPLSEDGKKCSKIRQVTIAGLLAETVRRISNEESVSYLFNEELVAPGAIFLP
- the ispE gene encoding 4-(cytidine 5'-diphospho)-2-C-methyl-D-erythritol kinase is translated as MNLPANARTYPAPAKLNLDLRITGRRSDGYHELESIFCLVALYDTLHLAVRQDSEIVLHTPTFSVEPEHDLTVRAAKLLQKATQSKFGVDIWLEKQIPMGGGLGGGSSDAATMLLALNRLWTCGLNRQQLMDLGVQLGADVPFFIFGRNAFARGIGEKLTEIDIPKQWYVIIRPNVHVSTQKIFSHKNLTRDSKPSIIASFQALQPFRNDMQSVVFEEYPQVFTAFEDLKVHGSDPLMTGSGACVFIAVSTKEKAEIICKEVSKKYQAFCVEGLTQHPLFDI
- a CDS encoding outer membrane lipoprotein LolB translates to MKFSQIMGALLLGAALSACTSTYQKPADWREQGELNDFNADGRLAVKVNEKGSYANFDWTYQNGVQTIDVNTPLGSTMGQLCQDAEGVLAVDGNGKVFSAATPQELSEQLLGYELPVQYLNIWAAGQWVKGAPYQISHDGRLQQFNWIISRQVNENGTPRILLLESSKLILRLVFDNMQLLEKDTQAAAQCAARGRQ